One genomic window of Candoia aspera isolate rCanAsp1 chromosome 12, rCanAsp1.hap2, whole genome shotgun sequence includes the following:
- the TEX11 gene encoding testis-expressed protein 11, translating to MEGEKASLEIRGLIQELMNQETLFDISEVIEKLFSRIENMNKESWKESQKAQVEDSAVNLWNWTVARKVAPGITDMQRVKLRHVACKLMMFCEVSDPNEEMMRRQILMVMKTGKGWMDVGKPVLANKFLETALNDLEKLYAQLNKNCSSEAEANMHKADIEKDVFKVLSYQAESAVALADFQKAVMCVQQCKDILIRLPKEACYLSLLCYNFGIETYELKRYEQSSFWLSLSYEVGKMHKNSSISKEMQAKVLRLLATVYLEWDKQYQDKALQVIIMANEENLHPAGFYLKIKILLKGDASDEDIRKAVTELLHHEVSLEVCLDTVKLLLEHEREAIGFDFLKSVAQLFERSPDVGRVILFHIELLLQRMKEPLAKGMIEDAIAAHNIGKQLPPEILNRLHLVLWDRAAKNYELKSYPEALQWYNYSLSFYASGQTDQQNLAKLCRNMAACYLRLKEPEKANEAVKEAERYDPNSIFTQFCVYKIAVSEKNTLKALDAFVAMEKSATEFTKGKLLTEGSVVTSLLSLAAQFALENDQQVMAIKALGYLSQHLQDCQQALTAIKCLIRLVLSKVQSEEEMIKDMETLLSYLTAAHHRLDELHEEEKELLEIRVTEAQWFRKIAWNLAVQCEGCLKLMRDFFITSFKFSQFCPLDKAVLLAQRTCLLMAAAVDLDISRSNLSPADEQAELLTQALEYIQSCRAIWKVLKQTGDFPKDPTDTVLLLYEFEASAKLNSPAVSSLLDQVLALPQVEIKTLETIAALAMESPAHYPSVCKRALKMILTILRKCESVDTITCSKCLHSLVHLSLPSGLTEADVCVLEEAWAYFEDALAILDNTQVLQTGYPEVEIIWLMTRAWNTGINQYCAGKYKEAERWCGLGMQFLAYLGTLKNSYENQMIGVYSEVLDKLDKAKRCHSKEE from the exons atggaaggagaaaaagcCAGTCTGGAAATAAGAG GGTTAATTCAAGAATTGATGAACCAAGAGACATTATTTGATATATCAGAGGTTATTGAGAAGCTGTtcagcaggatagaaaatatgaATAAAGAAAGCTGGAAAGAGAGTCAGAAAGCCCAG GTTGAAGACAGTGCAGTTAATTTATGGAATTGGACTGTGGCAAGAAAAGTAGCCCCTGGTATCACTGATATGCAACGAGTTAAAT TACGCCATGTTGCCTGCAAACTGATGATGTTTTGTGAAGTAAGTGATCCAAATGAGGAGATGATGCGAAGGCAAATTTTG ATGGTAATGAAGACAGGAAAAGGTTGGATGGATGTTGGAAAACCTGTCCTTGCAAATAAATTCCTTGAAACTGCCCTGAAT GATCTAGAAAAACTTTATGCCCAACTAAACAAGAACTGCAGCAGTGAGGCTGAGGCTAATATGCACAAAGCTGACATAGAGAAGGATGTATTTAAAGTTTTGTCTTACCAGGCTGAATCT GCGGTTGCTCTAGCAGATTTTCAGAAAGCAGTCATGTGTGTGCAGCAGTGTAAAGACATCCTGATAAGGCTGCCAAAAGAG GCTTGTTACCTTTCTCTCCTATGCTATAACTTTGGCATAGAAACATACGAACTCAAGAGATATGAGCAGAGCTCCTTTTGGCTCAG CCTTAGTTATGAAGttggaaagatgcacaaaaacTCTTCAATTAGTAAAGAAATGCAG gCTAAAGTGCTGCGATTATTAGCTACTGTGTATTTGGAGTGGGACAAACAATATCAAGACAAAGCTCTCCAGGTTATCATCATGGCTAATGAG GAGAATTTACATCCAGCTGGTTTTTACTTAAAAATCAAAATTCTCCTGAAAGGTGATGCATCAGATGAAGATATTAGAAAAG CTGTTACTGAACTTCTGCACCATGAGGTTTCTCTGGAGGTATGTCTGGACACTGTGAAGTTGCTTCTTGAACATGAGAG GGAGGCCATTGGATTTGATTTTCTAAAATCAGTAGCTCAGCTGTTTGAAAGATCCCCAGATGTTGGCAGAGTCATTCTCTTTCATATCGAACTCCTGTTACAGAGAATGAAGGAGCCGCTTGCCAAGGGAATGATTGAAGATGCCATTGCAG CACACAACATAGGAAAGCAACTGCCTCCTGAAATACTGAACCGCTTACACCTTGTTCTGTGGGACAGAGCAGCTAAGAATTATGAG TTAAAGAGCTATCCTGAAGCCCTTCAGTGGTACAACTATTCTCTCAGCTTTTACGCATCTGGGCAGACAGACCAGCAGAACCTGGCAAAGCTGTGCAGGAATATGGCTGCTTGCTATCTGCGCCTGAAAGAGCCTGAGAAG GCTAATGAGGCAGTAAAGGAGGCAGAAAGGTATGACCCAAACAGCATCTTCACTCAGTTCTGTGTGTATAAAATAGCAGTCTCAGAGAAAAATACCCTCAAAG CTTTGGATGCGTTTGTAGCAATGGAGAAATCAGCAACAGAGTTCACTAAAGGCAAACTGCTAACAGAAGGATCTGTGGTTACCAGCCTTCTGAGCTTAGCAGCTCAGTTTGCTTTGGAG AATGATCAACAGGTTATGGCTATTAAAGCCTTGGGGTATTTATCTCAGCACTTGCAGGATTGCCAGCAAGCACTTACAGCTATAAA ATGTTTGATCCGACTTGTATTGTCAAAAGTGCAATCTGAAGAGGAGAT gATTAAAGATATGGAGACACTTCTATCATACTTGACAGCAG CTCACCATAGACTTGATGAGCTGCACGAAGAGGAAAAGGAGTTGCTGGAAATCAGGGTCACTGAAGCTCAGTGGTTCAGAAAGATAG CTTGGAACTTGGCTGTCCAATGTGAGGGCTGCTTAAAACTGATGAGAGATTTCTTTATAACATCATTCAAG TTCTCCCAGTTTTGTCCTCTTGATAAAGCTGTCCTGCTTGCTCAGAGAACATGTCTGCTCATGGCTGCTGCAGTTGATCTGGACATAAGCCGAAGCAATTTGTCGCCTGCTGATGAG CAGGCTGAACTGCTGACTCAGGCCCTCGAATACATCCAGTCATGCAGAGCAATCTGGAAAGTCTTGAAACAAACAG GTGATTTTCCCAAAGATCCCACAGACACAGTATTGCTGCTCTATGAATTTGAAGCCAGTGCCAAGCTAAATAGCCCTGCGGTGTCCAGCCTGTTAGACCAAGTTCTGGCACTTCCGCAAGTGGAGATCAAGACTCTGGAAACTATTGCAG CACTGGCCATGGAATCACCAGCTCACTATCCCTCCGTGTGTAAGAGGGCCCTCAAGATGATCTTGACTATCCTGAGGAAATGTGAATCTGTTGATACGATCACCTGCAG CAAATGTCTGCACAGCTTGGTCCACCTTTCTCTGCCATCAGGCCTGACTGAGGCAGATGTTTGTGTGCTGGAGGAGGCCTGGGCCTATTTTGAAGATGCTCTCGCCATTTTGGACAACACA CAGGTGCTACAGACTGGTTATCCGGAGGTGGAGATAATCTGGCTTATGACTAGAGCTTGGAACACAGGAATAAACCAGTACTGTGCTGGCAAATACAAGGAAGCAGAGCGATGGTGTGGCCTAGGCATGCAATTCTTGGCGTACCTGGGAACGTTGAAGAACAGCTACGAGAATCAG ATGATTGGTGTTTACAGTGAGGTGCTGGACAAACTGGACAAAGCAAAGAGATGCCATTCCAAAGAAGAGTGA
- the NCBP2 gene encoding nuclear cap-binding protein subunit 2, translating to MSGLLSATLKMLTRDSYCDFSEYVDQFYKGCIDFQNEALRASSTLYVGNLSFYTTEEQIHELFSKCGDVKRIIMGLDKNKKTPCGFCFVEYYTKAEAEHAMRFINGTRLDDRVIRTDWDVGFKEGRQYGRGKSGGQVRDEYRKDYDEGRGGFGKIVQQKLATQ from the exons ATGTCGGGGCTCCTCAGCGCCACCCTGAAAATGCTCACGAGGGACTCGTACTGCGACTTCAGCGAATACGTGGACCAGTTTTACAAG GGGTGCATTGATTTCCAGAACGAAGCCTTGAGGGCCTCCTCCACGCTTTATGTGGGCAACCTCTCTTTCTACACGACGGAGGAGCAGATCCACGAGCTGTTTTCCAAGTGCGGAGACGTCAAGCGCATCATCATGGGCCTGGACAAGAACAAGAAGACGCCCTGTGGCTTCTGCTTTGTGGA GTACTACACAAAAGCGGAAGCTGAGCACGCCATGCGTTTCATCAACGGAACCCGGCTGGATGACCGAGTTATCCGGACAGACTGGGATGTGGGCTTCAAGGAAGGGAGGCAATATGGACGTGGCAAGTCGGGGGGCCAG gTAAGAGACGAGTACCGGAAGGACTATGATGAAGGAAGAGGCGGCTTTGGCAAGATTGTTCAGCAAAAGTTGGCGACTCAGTAG